A single Ktedonobacteraceae bacterium DNA region contains:
- a CDS encoding carboxymuconolactone decarboxylase family protein has protein sequence MPRIPPIDIELPADGATSFSTMATLFRTMAHRPELMRQAMQLLETAMRAGTVDPALKELLAIRVSQVNACFY, from the coding sequence ATGCCTCGCATACCACCGATTGATATAGAATTACCTGCTGATGGAGCCACATCTTTCAGCACCATGGCTACACTTTTTCGCACTATGGCCCACAGACCAGAGCTGATGCGCCAGGCAATGCAGTTGCTGGAAACGGCCATGCGCGCGGGGACGGTTGACCCGGCTCTGAAAGAGCTGCTGGCGATACGTGTCTCGCAGGTCAATGCCTGCTTTTATTGA